One window of Candidatus Woesearchaeota archaeon genomic DNA carries:
- a CDS encoding RnfABCDGE type electron transport complex subunit D, with product MPEKKFIVESSPHIFSSNYKYKVMWLVVLALLPAAIMGVINFGARALLVIIVALSVSILTDALFEKLKGKQMVVEQGAAVVTGLLLGMILPPAVPLWVPALGSFTAIALAKHAFGGAGMTIFNPALVGRAFLVASFPAIMTRYTWPDGITSASPLGMLKAEGYTHALSFFGSRLAAYKAMFFGNIAGSIGETSALALLIGGLFLVLVKVIDWKIPAVYIGTVFVLTWLFGQDPIYHILGGGLFIGAFFMATAYEGMPITPNGRVYFALGLGILTVVIRLWGGYPEGVNYSILLMNAASPLIERLTIRKPFGYTKKKKNAESNA from the coding sequence ATGCCGGAAAAAAAATTTATTGTGGAAAGTTCGCCCCATATATTTTCTTCTAATTATAAATACAAAGTAATGTGGCTTGTTGTGCTGGCTTTGCTGCCTGCCGCAATTATGGGGGTCATTAACTTTGGTGCGCGTGCCCTCCTCGTTATCATAGTAGCCTTATCAGTCTCCATACTTACTGATGCACTTTTCGAAAAGCTGAAAGGAAAGCAGATGGTTGTTGAGCAGGGAGCCGCGGTTGTTACCGGCCTGCTGCTCGGAATGATTCTTCCCCCTGCAGTTCCGCTGTGGGTTCCTGCATTAGGCAGCTTTACCGCGATAGCGCTGGCAAAGCACGCTTTTGGCGGTGCGGGCATGACCATCTTCAATCCTGCGTTGGTAGGAAGGGCATTCCTTGTTGCGAGCTTCCCTGCAATAATGACGAGATACACATGGCCAGACGGCATCACATCAGCATCCCCATTGGGCATGCTGAAGGCTGAAGGCTACACACATGCTCTTTCCTTTTTCGGGAGCAGGTTAGCAGCTTACAAGGCAATGTTTTTCGGGAACATAGCAGGCAGCATAGGTGAAACTTCTGCTTTGGCTCTGCTTATCGGAGGCTTGTTTCTTGTACTGGTGAAAGTTATTGACTGGAAGATTCCAGCTGTCTATATTGGCACTGTATTTGTCCTGACATGGCTGTTTGGCCAAGATCCCATTTATCATATTTTAGGAGGCGGCCTTTTCATCGGGGCATTCTTCATGGCAACAGCTTATGAAGGCATGCCCATAACCCCTAACGGAAGAGTCTATTTTGCCTTGGGCCTGGGCATATTGACAGTCGTGATAAGGTTATGGGGCGGCTATCCCGAGGGCGTAAATTACTCCATACTGCTGATGAATGCAGCCTCTCCCCTGATTGAAAGATTGACAATAAGAAAGCCTTTTGGCTATACGAAAAAGAAAAAAAATGCTGAATCAAATGCTTAA
- a CDS encoding RnfABCDGE type electron transport complex subunit G, with protein MLNQMLKSTLVLSLVCLIAAALLGTAYIFTEPGIEEQKEAALKESLGQVHTTADDFEAKDGYFVALKNSKIIGYAAVAEAQGYGGTIKILAGIDTEKKLTGIRIMEHEETPGMGASALKPEFYSQFSGLPADKIALRRNGGKIDAITGATITSSAVIDAVKQALESELSSLKFNNSIEEADSVTYAVPGNKSGEIKNG; from the coding sequence ATGCTGAATCAAATGCTTAAATCAACACTTGTATTGTCTTTAGTGTGCTTAATAGCCGCGGCTTTGCTCGGCACAGCCTATATTTTTACAGAGCCTGGAATAGAAGAGCAGAAAGAAGCCGCGCTAAAGGAAAGCCTGGGCCAGGTTCATACAACAGCAGATGATTTTGAAGCAAAAGACGGCTATTTTGTAGCATTAAAAAACAGCAAAATAATAGGTTATGCGGCTGTTGCAGAGGCACAGGGCTACGGCGGCACTATAAAAATTCTTGCAGGCATAGACACGGAAAAGAAGCTGACAGGAATAAGGATAATGGAGCATGAGGAAACACCCGGCATGGGGGCAAGTGCCCTAAAACCCGAATTTTATTCCCAGTTTAGCGGTCTGCCAGCAGATAAAATAGCCTTAAGAAGAAATGGCGGAAAGATCGATGCAATTACTGGCGCCACTATAACAAGCTCTGCTGTTATAGATGCAGTAAAGCAGGCTCTCGAGTCAGAGCTAAGCAGCTTAAAATTCAATAATTCTATTGAAGAAGCTGATTCTGTAACTTACGCTGTTCCGGGCAATAAATCAGGAGAGATAAAAAATGGCTGA
- a CDS encoding RnfABCDGE type electron transport complex subunit E: MSYFNEFSKGITKINPIFVMALGLCPTLAVTTSLDNAVGMGFATTFVLLSSAVFVSSIRKTVPSNVRIPVFIVIIATFVTIAQLFIRAFSAELNRALGIFLPLIVVNCVILGRAESFSSRNSILRSMLDALGIGAGFSLALLLISSIRELLGTGELYLFGNNLLNLSWLFNPMLAFILAPGALLTMGLLLAFFNWLGNIDFKKQSAHVEEHNGDNAAEKAEGESEEEKKEEKKG; encoded by the coding sequence ATGAGTTACTTCAATGAATTCAGCAAGGGAATAACTAAGATAAACCCTATCTTTGTCATGGCTCTCGGCTTATGCCCGACATTGGCTGTCACTACCAGCCTGGACAATGCTGTCGGCATGGGATTTGCCACCACATTTGTCCTGCTCAGCTCAGCTGTATTTGTTTCCTCTATAAGAAAAACAGTCCCTTCCAATGTAAGGATTCCTGTTTTCATTGTTATAATTGCTACATTCGTAACCATAGCACAGCTTTTCATCAGGGCATTTTCAGCCGAACTGAACAGGGCATTGGGAATATTCCTTCCTTTGATAGTTGTCAACTGTGTAATCCTTGGAAGGGCAGAAAGCTTTTCATCAAGAAACAGCATATTAAGGAGCATGCTTGATGCTCTTGGTATAGGAGCAGGCTTTTCGCTGGCTTTATTATTGATAAGCAGCATAAGGGAGCTGCTTGGCACAGGGGAGCTTTATCTTTTCGGGAACAATCTTCTGAATTTAAGCTGGCTTTTTAATCCGATGCTCGCATTCATATTAGCTCCCGGTGCTTTGCTTACAATGGGATTATTGCTCGCTTTCTTCAACTGGCTTGGCAACATTGATTTTAAGAAGCAGTCAGCGCATGTTGAAGAGCACAATGGCGATAATGCAGCCGAAAAGGCAGAAGGGGAAAGCGAAGAAGAAAAAAAGGAGGAAAAGAAAGGATAA
- the rsxA gene encoding electron transport complex subunit RsxA, with the protein MENLIAILISMIFVNNFILTKFLGLCPFFGVSKKTGNAVGMGFAVIFVMGIASATSWLLYTFVLAPLSLEFLQIITFILIIAFLVQLVEIFIKKYSDSLHKALGIYLPLITTNCAVLGVAFLNIQEGYSFLGSLAGGLGAGIGFMLALLLMSGIRERVELTDVPNPFRGLPIAFIIASLMSLAFLGFSGMLQ; encoded by the coding sequence ATGGAAAACCTGATAGCAATCCTGATAAGCATGATTTTCGTAAATAATTTCATACTCACCAAATTCCTCGGCTTATGCCCTTTTTTCGGTGTATCAAAAAAGACCGGAAATGCTGTCGGCATGGGATTTGCAGTAATCTTTGTGATGGGAATAGCTTCCGCAACAAGCTGGCTTCTTTATACCTTTGTGCTCGCTCCCCTAAGCCTTGAGTTTCTCCAGATAATAACTTTCATACTTATAATAGCTTTCCTTGTACAGCTTGTTGAAATATTCATAAAAAAGTATTCGGATTCCCTGCATAAGGCTTTGGGAATATACCTTCCCCTGATCACCACCAATTGTGCTGTATTGGGTGTGGCTTTCCTTAATATACAGGAAGGATATTCATTTTTAGGCAGCCTAGCCGGCGGATTAGGCGCAGGCATAGGCTTTATGCTGGCTCTGCTGCTGATGTCTGGCATAAGGGAAAGGGTTGAGCTGACGGATGTCCCAAATCCTTTCAGGGGATTGCCGATTGCATTTATAATCGCTTCCCTCATGTCGCTGGCATTTTTGGGATTTTCAGGTATGTTACAATGA
- a CDS encoding RnfABCDGE type electron transport complex subunit B, producing the protein MMVLLYSIIVLGLMGTAAGLILAYASKRFAAWQDPNVNQIEEVLPGVNCGACGYAGCHAYAQAVASGKAPIDLCRPGANKVAAQIGEIMGQEAGEKEPKVAKRKCNGGNKEAKKKFDYGSIQTCKAASLVNNGYKQCSYSCLGFGDCALVCPVGAINMDENNLPQIDMEKCIACEKCVIECPRSILEMVPKKARVHVRCRSKDSAKNVVKACSVGCIACRKCEKECPFDAIHVIDNLAVIDYSKCTSCGKCVKVCPHSIIEQEPLPKKPGKKKKEGEEKNEEAD; encoded by the coding sequence ATGATGGTATTGCTGTATTCAATAATTGTACTCGGGCTGATGGGGACTGCTGCAGGCCTTATCTTAGCTTATGCTTCAAAGAGGTTTGCAGCCTGGCAGGATCCAAATGTAAATCAGATAGAGGAAGTTCTTCCAGGCGTTAACTGCGGGGCATGCGGCTATGCCGGCTGCCACGCTTATGCACAGGCTGTTGCATCAGGAAAAGCGCCCATAGACCTGTGCAGGCCCGGCGCGAATAAAGTGGCTGCGCAAATCGGGGAAATAATGGGCCAGGAAGCAGGAGAAAAAGAGCCAAAGGTAGCAAAGAGGAAATGTAACGGAGGAAATAAAGAAGCGAAAAAGAAGTTTGATTATGGCAGCATACAGACCTGCAAGGCAGCCTCTTTGGTAAATAACGGCTACAAGCAGTGCTCCTACTCCTGCCTGGGCTTTGGAGATTGCGCTTTAGTCTGCCCTGTGGGTGCAATAAACATGGATGAAAACAACCTCCCACAGATTGACATGGAAAAATGCATAGCATGTGAAAAATGCGTGATTGAATGCCCTCGCAGCATATTAGAGATGGTTCCTAAAAAGGCGCGCGTTCATGTCAGGTGCAGGTCAAAAGATTCAGCAAAAAATGTCGTAAAAGCATGCTCAGTGGGCTGCATTGCCTGCAGGAAATGCGAAAAAGAATGCCCTTTTGATGCCATACATGTTATTGATAATTTAGCTGTGATTGATTATTCTAAATGCACCAGCTGCGGCAAGTGCGTTAAAGTATGCCCCCACAGCATAATTGAGCAGGAGCCTTTGCCTAAAAAGCCCGGAAAAAAGAAGAAAGAAGGCGAAGAAAAGAACGAAGAAGCAGACTGA